A single window of Desulfobotulus pelophilus DNA harbors:
- a CDS encoding potassium channel family protein — protein MKFLPSQLMYLLQDRTARRNIRLLSRFIVILAGVIALYSMIFHFFMLMEGQTHSWATGVYWTLTVMSTLGFGDITFQSDIGRIFSIVVLISGVVFLLVMLPFTFIQFFYAPWLEAQTQSRARQSLPDDMGNHVIIVGFEPVATSFIARLVKYDRNYALLVPDVNQALSLRDQGYKALAGDPDDPDTYMRLNIQKASMLLALTDDMKNTNIAFTVRELSKDIPIVVTSDKDESVDILKLAGATRVFQFRKMLGGFLARRIVGPGLQSAIIGRFEKLMIVEAPVMRSRLVGKTILDCGIREATGLNVVGLWERGIFKLPKPDSSILSETVLVLAGSMEQVLAYEDFVGKQPISPDPVLILGGGRVGQAAAETLDSRGVAYKIVEKNSKVATGKKNMVVGSAADLDVLMEAGIQKAPSVFITTHSDDMNIYLTLYCRKLRPDIQIISRATLDRNVGILHTAGADLVMSYAALAGNTLFNLLSPGKVQMLTEGLNIFRIRSHKNLVGKSLFESEIRNQTGCSVVAMVRGEHMDINPHPSSIIEQDTELILVGTAEAETEFMHRFPEKKHR, from the coding sequence ATGAAATTTCTTCCCTCCCAGCTGATGTATCTTCTTCAGGACCGGACAGCGCGTCGTAATATACGCCTGCTATCACGGTTCATTGTGATTCTTGCGGGTGTGATCGCCCTTTACAGTATGATCTTCCATTTTTTTATGCTCATGGAAGGCCAAACCCATTCCTGGGCCACGGGTGTGTACTGGACGCTCACCGTAATGTCTACTCTTGGTTTTGGCGACATAACCTTTCAAAGTGACATTGGTCGGATTTTTTCCATTGTTGTACTGATATCCGGCGTGGTGTTTCTTCTTGTCATGCTTCCTTTTACCTTTATCCAGTTTTTTTACGCTCCATGGCTGGAAGCACAGACTCAGTCCAGAGCCCGGCAGAGTCTTCCGGATGATATGGGAAATCATGTTATCATTGTTGGCTTTGAACCCGTAGCCACAAGCTTTATAGCCAGGCTGGTTAAATATGACAGAAATTATGCGCTGCTGGTCCCAGATGTGAATCAGGCATTAAGTCTCCGAGATCAGGGATATAAGGCACTGGCCGGTGATCCCGATGATCCGGATACCTACATGAGGTTGAACATTCAAAAGGCCTCCATGTTGCTGGCCCTCACCGATGACATGAAAAATACCAATATCGCTTTTACGGTAAGGGAGCTTTCTAAAGATATCCCCATCGTTGTTACTTCCGATAAGGATGAATCCGTCGACATCCTGAAACTTGCCGGAGCAACCCGGGTTTTTCAGTTTCGCAAAATGCTGGGTGGTTTTCTGGCACGGCGCATTGTTGGTCCCGGTCTTCAGTCCGCCATTATCGGTCGCTTTGAAAAACTCATGATTGTGGAAGCTCCGGTCATGCGGTCCCGCCTGGTGGGAAAAACCATTTTAGATTGCGGAATCCGTGAAGCCACGGGACTGAATGTTGTAGGACTCTGGGAAAGGGGAATTTTTAAACTTCCGAAGCCTGACAGTTCCATTCTCTCGGAGACGGTACTGGTGCTGGCCGGTTCCATGGAACAGGTTCTGGCCTACGAGGACTTTGTGGGAAAACAGCCGATATCACCGGATCCCGTTCTTATCCTTGGTGGCGGAAGGGTGGGGCAGGCGGCCGCGGAAACTCTGGATTCACGGGGTGTTGCTTATAAAATTGTTGAAAAAAACAGCAAGGTTGCCACAGGGAAAAAAAATATGGTTGTGGGCAGTGCCGCGGATCTGGATGTGCTGATGGAAGCGGGCATTCAAAAAGCACCTTCGGTTTTCATTACCACACACTCCGACGACATGAATATCTACCTGACCCTTTACTGCCGAAAACTTCGTCCCGATATTCAGATTATCAGCCGGGCCACCCTGGACCGGAATGTGGGGATTCTCCATACCGCTGGGGCCGACCTTGTCATGTCCTATGCCGCTCTTGCAGGGAATACCCTTTTTAATCTTCTCAGCCCCGGCAAGGTTCAGATGCTCACGGAAGGATTGAATATTTTTCGTATCCGAAGCCATAAAAATCTTGTGGGCAAGTCCCTGTTTGAGAGCGAGATTCGTAACCAGACAGGGTGCAGTGTTGTGGCCATGGTGCGTGGAGAGCATATGGATATCAATCCTCACCCCTCAAGCATCATAGAGCAGGATACGGAGCTGATTCTTGTGGGTACGGCAGAGGCTGAAACGGAATTCATGCATCGCTTTCCAGAAAAAAAACACAGGTAA
- a CDS encoding lactate utilization protein, with amino-acid sequence MTQTAIDAYWKKKLEDLAEKLTENGFVSHVVGDTRAACNLVTEQLIPAMHPASIAWGGSRTFIDTGLYDILRQRSDIKILDTFDKSIDRESAMERRRQALLCDLFFTGTNAITEKGVLVNLDMIGNRVAAITFGPRKVVILAGRNKVVRDVAAGMERTRGYAALVNIRRLGKQTPCASASRCMNCSSEDRICNVWTLTEKCFPKGRIHVVLINEDLGF; translated from the coding sequence ATGACACAGACAGCCATTGATGCATACTGGAAAAAAAAACTGGAAGATCTGGCGGAAAAGCTGACTGAAAATGGTTTTGTTTCCCATGTGGTGGGAGATACACGGGCAGCATGCAATCTGGTTACAGAACAGCTGATTCCTGCCATGCATCCTGCCTCCATTGCATGGGGAGGTTCGCGCACCTTTATTGATACAGGCCTTTACGATATTCTGCGTCAGCGTAGTGACATCAAAATTCTGGATACATTTGATAAGAGCATTGACAGAGAATCCGCCATGGAAAGACGACGGCAGGCCCTTCTCTGCGACCTGTTTTTTACGGGTACCAATGCCATAACGGAAAAAGGTGTTCTGGTAAACCTTGACATGATCGGTAACCGTGTGGCAGCCATTACCTTCGGTCCGCGGAAGGTGGTGATTCTTGCCGGACGGAACAAGGTTGTCAGGGATGTGGCCGCAGGCATGGAGCGAACCCGTGGATATGCCGCACTGGTTAATATCCGCCGTCTGGGAAAGCAGACACCCTGTGCCAGTGCCAGCCGTTGTATGAACTGCAGCAGCGAAGACCGCATTTGCAATGTCTGGACCCTCACGGAGAAGTGTTTCCCCAAAGGTCGAATCCATGTGGTGCTGATCAACGAGGATTTGGGCTTTTAG
- a CDS encoding GntR family transcriptional regulator: protein MVPIAASLHTKHTILHNILSGSWPAGTPLPPERELATILEVTRPTLREILKFLEYQGWITIRHGKSSVVNDIWEKGGLGILSTLARYPDFIPLSLITELLELRRQILPPCARIAAQRSPKCLDILLSTEALPSDGPKTFSEFDWKIQEILIRASGKRTTLLVYNDFRDLFRTGGTLYFEAPDIRNQSLRYYATLRSLFPHDPEAVEKCVSAAMENSLLYWQTLFPSNTPVPDFDTAEIKDPNFVP, encoded by the coding sequence TGCATAACATCCTTTCCGGGTCATGGCCAGCAGGCACTCCACTCCCTCCCGAACGGGAGCTGGCAACCATTCTGGAAGTTACCCGACCAACACTCAGAGAAATTCTGAAGTTTCTCGAATATCAGGGGTGGATCACCATTCGTCATGGAAAAAGTTCCGTAGTTAATGATATCTGGGAAAAAGGTGGACTGGGCATCCTCAGCACCCTTGCCCGCTATCCTGACTTTATCCCCCTTTCCCTGATTACGGAACTTCTTGAACTGCGCAGGCAGATTCTGCCACCCTGTGCCCGTATCGCAGCCCAGCGTTCCCCCAAATGCCTGGACATCCTTCTTTCCACCGAGGCACTTCCTTCGGATGGCCCCAAAACCTTTTCTGAATTTGACTGGAAAATTCAGGAAATCCTGATCCGTGCTTCCGGGAAACGCACAACCCTTCTGGTCTACAATGACTTCAGGGATCTGTTCCGCACTGGAGGCACCCTTTATTTCGAAGCCCCTGATATCCGGAACCAGTCCTTGCGGTATTATGCAACATTACGATCCCTGTTCCCTCACGACCCGGAGGCTGTGGAAAAATGCGTATCGGCCGCCATGGAGAATAGCCTTCTCTACTGGCAGACCCTCTTCCCCTCTAACACTCCGGTACCCGATTTCGACACAGCCGAAATCAAAGACCCGAATTTTGTCCCATGA
- a CDS encoding glycerol-3-phosphate dehydrogenase/oxidase, which produces MKSYDLIIIGGGITGAGIFREAAASGHSVLLLERHDFCSGTSSRSSKLVHGGLRYLRQGALHLTMDSVRHRERLLRELPGLVTPLSFVMPVYQDTGPSALQMKTGLFLYDLMAGKSRHRFLLPSELSATFPQMNPLWLKGGFLFEDAQVDDAALVLRLIREGCLYPGAEALNYTEVTGLVRRPDGRVTGVRTRDGEIGENNAYGSALVINATGADAALIHPLPSRKQHMRPLRGSHLVFPASLLPLRTAVSFLHPEDHRPVFLLPWEGVLLLGTTDRDAHASDMHTPRIRSEEISYLLTAVQRVFPGIAFHRDSILSTFSGIRPVLSMDRDRSPSDESREHITWQSPGLISVTGGKLTTFRKLARDTLKLACRQKKMKLPDFRTPVVNTRHLPCPPLLNPACWQRLCGRYGEDILKINFRNQSMVQPITGTHHIRAEILLAAADSSVRHLDDLLLRRLRLGILLKNGAMGLIPEIRELASSELGWSDDKWNNEIIRYGAIWQKEHCPNGNLP; this is translated from the coding sequence ATGAAAAGCTATGATCTGATCATAATAGGTGGCGGCATTACCGGAGCCGGAATTTTCAGGGAAGCAGCCGCATCCGGTCATTCCGTCCTGTTGCTGGAACGGCATGACTTCTGCTCAGGCACATCCAGCCGCTCTTCCAAACTGGTACACGGCGGACTTCGTTACCTCCGGCAGGGTGCTCTCCACCTTACAATGGATTCCGTCCGCCACAGGGAACGACTGCTGAGGGAACTTCCCGGACTGGTCACCCCCCTTTCCTTCGTGATGCCAGTTTATCAAGATACCGGACCATCCGCTCTGCAGATGAAAACAGGACTCTTTCTCTATGATCTCATGGCAGGCAAAAGCAGACACCGATTCCTGCTACCCAGCGAGCTCAGTGCTACCTTTCCACAAATGAACCCTCTTTGGCTCAAAGGCGGTTTTCTGTTTGAAGATGCCCAGGTGGATGATGCCGCTCTGGTCCTGAGGCTGATACGGGAAGGCTGCCTGTACCCCGGGGCAGAAGCGCTGAACTACACAGAAGTAACGGGACTTGTCCGCAGACCTGACGGTCGTGTGACAGGTGTCCGTACCCGGGACGGGGAAATTGGAGAAAACAACGCATACGGGAGTGCGCTGGTCATCAATGCCACGGGAGCCGATGCTGCCCTGATTCATCCTCTTCCTTCCAGAAAACAGCATATGCGTCCTTTGAGAGGCAGTCATCTTGTTTTTCCGGCAAGCCTCCTGCCCCTCAGAACAGCTGTCAGCTTTCTCCATCCGGAAGATCACAGGCCCGTATTTTTACTTCCGTGGGAAGGAGTCCTGCTGCTGGGGACAACGGACAGGGATGCCCATGCCAGTGATATGCATACGCCCCGCATCCGATCGGAAGAAATCAGCTACCTGCTCACAGCCGTCCAGCGTGTCTTTCCCGGCATTGCTTTCCATCGGGACAGCATTCTGAGCACCTTTTCCGGAATACGCCCTGTCCTTTCAATGGACAGAGATCGTTCTCCTTCCGATGAGTCAAGAGAACATATTACATGGCAGTCTCCGGGGTTAATCAGCGTAACAGGAGGAAAACTGACCACCTTTCGAAAGCTGGCCAGAGATACCCTGAAGCTGGCCTGCCGACAAAAAAAAATGAAGCTCCCGGACTTCCGTACGCCTGTGGTGAATACACGGCATCTCCCCTGCCCTCCTCTTCTGAATCCGGCTTGCTGGCAGCGCCTATGCGGACGATACGGAGAGGATATTCTCAAAATAAATTTCCGTAATCAAAGCATGGTCCAGCCCATTACAGGCACCCACCATATCCGGGCTGAAATTCTCCTTGCCGCCGCAGACAGCAGTGTACGCCACCTGGACGATCTGCTCCTGCGACGACTGCGCCTGGGAATTCTTCTAAAAAATGGGGCCATGGGTCTGATCCCGGAAATTCGCGAACTGGCCAGCAGTGAACTGGGATGGTCCGATGATAAGTGGAACAATGAAATTATCCGCTATGGTGCCATATGGCAAAAAGAACACTGTCCAAACGGAAATCTGCCATGA
- a CDS encoding FAD-binding oxidoreductase, giving the protein MKIFLPPWIQTPPPEKSYRSIFKWGNPAAFKHPSPRLFRMLKQNFGLDNADFRERQFTGETRVVGMDLAPQLSEDFMNAVEQAVGKDQVERDVYSRLRYSTGQTTEESMDLRQHRVRGLTDLVVHPRHRNDVQALVTLCHAHGVPLSVYGGGSSVTLGHRMDKGGITLVMGTHMNRIHSLNETDLCVTVEAGMMGAEYEKILNEAPSRMGAVRAYTGGHFPQSFEYSSVGGWVLTLGSGQASSHYGDAADLLLAVEMVTPRGTIRTSSIAATATGPRIQDFFKGSEGAFGVLVSVTMKIFRFMPQNRQSFSFIFHDWSCAVTAAREISQADGGMPAVLRISDEEETDVALKLYGVESGPLDHWMRWMGFKPMARCLMLGTAEGERIHAREVAAMVRRIARQQGGMSLTAYPVRKWEHSRYMDPYMREDLLDFGIIIDTLETGVPWSRLHEVHRNVRAFIKQNPEIICMSHASHFYPQGTNLYFIFISRMMNTEAYRTFHRTIIRRILDAGGTLSHHHGVGRMMAPFMEEQLGKESMDLLKAVKRHLDPKGIMGPGIMGL; this is encoded by the coding sequence ATGAAAATTTTTCTGCCCCCATGGATACAAACGCCACCCCCGGAAAAAAGCTATCGTAGTATTTTCAAATGGGGAAATCCTGCTGCCTTTAAGCATCCCAGCCCCAGACTGTTCCGCATGCTGAAACAAAATTTCGGGCTTGATAATGCAGACTTCAGGGAAAGGCAGTTCACGGGTGAAACAAGGGTAGTAGGCATGGACCTGGCACCTCAACTGTCAGAAGATTTTATGAACGCCGTGGAACAGGCTGTGGGGAAGGATCAGGTGGAGAGGGATGTTTACAGCCGTCTCCGGTACAGCACCGGACAAACGACGGAAGAATCCATGGATCTTCGCCAGCATAGGGTCAGAGGACTTACGGATCTGGTGGTCCATCCCCGGCATAGAAATGATGTGCAGGCCCTTGTTACTCTCTGCCATGCCCATGGTGTTCCTCTGTCGGTTTACGGTGGAGGATCTTCCGTTACCCTTGGTCATCGTATGGATAAGGGAGGTATTACACTGGTTATGGGAACTCACATGAACCGCATTCACTCCCTGAATGAAACGGATCTGTGCGTAACCGTAGAGGCCGGCATGATGGGAGCGGAGTACGAAAAGATCCTCAATGAGGCACCTTCCCGCATGGGAGCCGTACGGGCCTATACCGGCGGACATTTCCCCCAGTCCTTTGAGTACAGCAGTGTGGGGGGATGGGTGCTGACTCTGGGGTCCGGTCAGGCCTCTTCCCATTACGGAGATGCAGCCGACCTTCTGCTTGCCGTTGAGATGGTTACGCCCCGGGGAACCATCCGGACCTCTTCCATTGCCGCCACCGCAACAGGACCCAGGATCCAGGATTTTTTCAAGGGCAGCGAAGGTGCTTTCGGAGTGCTGGTCAGTGTCACCATGAAAATTTTCAGATTTATGCCCCAAAATCGACAATCTTTTTCCTTCATCTTCCATGACTGGTCTTGCGCCGTAACCGCCGCACGGGAAATCAGTCAGGCAGACGGTGGCATGCCGGCGGTGTTGCGCATATCAGATGAAGAAGAAACGGATGTGGCTTTGAAACTCTACGGCGTGGAATCCGGCCCACTGGATCACTGGATGCGATGGATGGGATTCAAACCCATGGCCCGTTGCCTGATGCTGGGGACGGCAGAGGGTGAGCGCATTCATGCCCGTGAGGTAGCCGCTATGGTACGGCGTATTGCCAGGCAGCAGGGCGGCATGTCCTTGACAGCTTACCCGGTACGAAAATGGGAGCACAGCCGTTACATGGATCCATATATGCGTGAGGATCTTCTTGATTTTGGCATAATTATCGACACCCTTGAAACGGGAGTCCCATGGTCCAGGCTTCATGAGGTCCATCGGAACGTACGTGCTTTCATCAAGCAGAATCCGGAAATCATCTGCATGTCCCATGCTTCCCATTTTTATCCCCAGGGCACCAATCTCTATTTCATTTTTATTAGTCGGATGATGAATACAGAAGCCTACCGGACTTTTCACAGAACAATTATCCGCAGAATCCTGGATGCAGGCGGCACCCTCTCCCATCATCACGGTGTCGGCCGGATGATGGCCCCTTTCATGGAAGAACAGCTGGGCAAGGAAAGCATGGATCTGCTGAAAGCGGTGAAGCGTCATCTGGACCCGAAGGGAATTATGGGACCGGGCATCATGGGTTTATAA
- a CDS encoding acyl-CoA dehydrogenase family protein, protein MVLFNPKQYKDRNYPDARSAEVMKKTIEFFENKGLAKLKEDFHSREFTYDFAEFVKKERIFETLFLPKGYGEDPNQYYSTYRMFEFSEILGFYGSAYWYMFHVSTLGLDPVLLGDNEEAKHKAAAKLKENPLCAFGLSERAHGADIYSSEVKLYPQADGTYLAQGSKYYIGNGNLAGTVTVFGKMADTDDYVFFVVDSSHEKYECIQNVIAQNQMYVAEFALHDYPITEAEILSRGQKAWDDMLNTINICKFNIGSASIGICEHSLYETLNHAAKRNLFGKYVTEFAHIQQLFFDSWCRIVGMKLFGLRATDYLRAANPEDRRYLLFNPLMKMKTAIQGEQVMELLWDILAARGFEKDMYFEQAAVEIKGMPKLEGTKHVNMALIAKLIPNYIFNPKGYPEIPRMNGGENDDFLFQQGPTKGYGKIQFHDYMPTFKALSHLPNAVVFMEQIEAFKEFLMGSGMDLMEQMKNFDFLYALGECFAMVPYAQLICESAKIENISDDIMDSLFDVFVRDMSRYAMDLAMKQATSEKQQELCTKMYKKPVVNLDRFNRIIQDEIYSLVDAYHMNP, encoded by the coding sequence ATGGTTCTTTTTAATCCCAAACAGTACAAAGACCGCAATTATCCGGACGCAAGATCTGCAGAAGTAATGAAAAAAACCATCGAGTTCTTTGAGAACAAAGGACTGGCGAAACTTAAGGAGGATTTTCACAGTCGGGAATTCACCTATGATTTTGCGGAATTTGTAAAAAAAGAAAGAATTTTTGAAACCCTTTTCCTGCCCAAAGGTTACGGAGAAGATCCGAATCAGTACTATTCAACCTACCGGATGTTTGAATTCTCTGAAATTCTGGGCTTCTACGGGTCCGCTTACTGGTACATGTTCCATGTATCCACCCTTGGTCTTGATCCCGTACTTCTCGGTGACAACGAGGAAGCCAAGCATAAAGCTGCCGCCAAGCTCAAGGAAAATCCCCTGTGTGCCTTCGGCCTTTCCGAACGCGCCCACGGTGCAGACATCTACTCCAGTGAAGTGAAGCTCTACCCTCAGGCAGACGGGACCTATCTGGCCCAGGGGTCCAAGTATTATATAGGTAACGGCAATCTGGCCGGCACGGTTACGGTATTCGGTAAGATGGCGGACACAGATGACTATGTCTTCTTTGTGGTGGACTCCAGCCATGAAAAATATGAATGCATTCAAAATGTCATCGCCCAGAATCAGATGTATGTGGCTGAATTTGCCCTCCATGATTACCCCATTACGGAAGCGGAAATTCTCTCCCGGGGCCAGAAGGCCTGGGATGACATGCTGAACACCATCAATATCTGCAAGTTCAATATTGGCTCTGCTTCCATCGGAATTTGCGAGCATTCCCTTTACGAAACCCTGAACCATGCCGCCAAACGGAACCTCTTTGGCAAATATGTAACGGAGTTCGCCCATATCCAGCAGCTCTTTTTTGACTCCTGGTGCCGCATTGTGGGTATGAAACTTTTTGGCCTGCGTGCTACGGACTATCTGCGGGCCGCCAATCCCGAAGACCGCCGCTACCTTCTCTTTAATCCACTCATGAAAATGAAAACAGCCATCCAGGGTGAACAGGTCATGGAACTTCTCTGGGACATCCTGGCTGCAAGGGGTTTTGAAAAGGATATGTATTTCGAGCAGGCTGCCGTGGAAATCAAAGGCATGCCCAAGCTGGAAGGCACCAAGCATGTCAACATGGCACTCATTGCCAAGCTTATTCCCAATTACATCTTCAATCCCAAAGGATACCCCGAAATTCCCCGCATGAATGGTGGAGAGAACGATGACTTCCTCTTCCAGCAGGGTCCCACCAAGGGTTACGGCAAAATCCAATTCCATGATTACATGCCAACCTTCAAGGCTCTTTCCCATCTGCCCAACGCCGTAGTCTTTATGGAACAGATTGAGGCTTTCAAGGAATTCCTCATGGGTTCCGGTATGGATCTGATGGAACAGATGAAAAACTTCGATTTCCTTTATGCCCTTGGTGAGTGCTTTGCCATGGTACCCTATGCTCAGCTCATCTGTGAGTCAGCAAAGATCGAAAATATTTCCGATGATATTATGGATTCTCTTTTTGATGTCTTTGTAAGGGACATGTCCCGCTATGCCATGGATCTGGCCATGAAGCAGGCCACCAGTGAAAAACAACAGGAACTCTGTACTAAAATGTATAAAAAACCTGTGGTTAACCTGGATCGTTTCAACCGCATCATCCAGGATGAAATTTACAGTCTGGTGGATGCCTACCATATGAACCCCTGA
- a CDS encoding FGGY-family carbohydrate kinase: MNEVLLAIDCGTQSLRAHLFSTEGRLLASERRCYEPYHSPKPGWAEQDADLFWDSLCQVCTSLKEKEPNAFSKISGLGVTTQRATMVCLDGDGNPLRPSITWLDQRKAQPLWKPGILTPFLHLAGAARLIHKAQTDAKGNWVQQNEPEIWKQTACYVQVSGFLNHRLTGRFADSRASQIGHLPFDYRRQKWSGPWSVSHRIFPVDPSKLPELLNPGETLGRVTQKASAATGIRAGTPVIACGSDKGCETLGAGVSGPTMASLSFGTTATVQTTTPRYFEPLRFMPAYPAPIPGHYNPEVEIFRGYWMIAWFKNEFGHPEIQEAEKCSMAAEILLDRLLARTPPGAMGLILQPFWSPGLHHPDAKGSLIGFGDVHTRAHVYRSVIEGLAYGLLDGLHRIEKKGGSGIQTLAVSGGASQSDAICQISADIFNRPLIRGETSETSGLGAALVTAVGLGIHPDFSTALSRMVRVQGHFLPDPDNVKLYHRLYTEVYQRMYTALAPLYRKIRDITGYPEDSHFH; encoded by the coding sequence ATGAATGAAGTACTTCTTGCCATTGACTGCGGCACCCAGAGCCTCCGTGCCCATCTTTTTTCCACTGAGGGCCGCTTGCTTGCCAGTGAAAGACGGTGTTATGAGCCCTACCACAGTCCCAAACCCGGATGGGCGGAGCAGGATGCGGATCTGTTTTGGGACAGTCTTTGCCAAGTCTGCACTTCCCTGAAAGAAAAAGAGCCGAACGCTTTTTCAAAGATCAGCGGTTTGGGGGTAACGACCCAGCGGGCAACCATGGTCTGCCTTGACGGAGACGGCAATCCCCTTCGCCCTTCCATTACCTGGCTGGACCAGCGCAAGGCTCAGCCCCTGTGGAAGCCCGGCATTCTTACCCCTTTTCTGCATCTTGCCGGTGCGGCCCGTCTGATTCATAAAGCTCAGACCGATGCCAAAGGCAACTGGGTCCAACAGAATGAGCCGGAGATCTGGAAGCAAACAGCTTGCTACGTACAGGTTTCAGGCTTTCTGAACCACCGACTTACCGGGCGTTTTGCTGATTCCAGAGCCTCTCAGATAGGCCATCTGCCCTTTGATTATCGAAGGCAGAAGTGGAGCGGCCCTTGGTCCGTCAGTCACCGGATATTCCCCGTTGATCCCAGCAAACTCCCGGAATTATTGAACCCTGGAGAGACACTTGGCCGTGTAACCCAAAAAGCCTCCGCCGCTACCGGTATTCGTGCCGGGACACCGGTCATTGCCTGCGGTTCGGACAAAGGCTGCGAAACCCTTGGGGCCGGGGTGTCCGGTCCTACCATGGCCAGCCTCAGCTTCGGTACCACCGCTACGGTTCAGACAACCACCCCCCGGTATTTTGAACCCCTCCGTTTCATGCCTGCCTATCCGGCCCCCATTCCCGGCCACTACAATCCGGAAGTAGAAATTTTCAGGGGCTACTGGATGATCGCCTGGTTCAAGAATGAGTTCGGTCATCCGGAAATACAGGAAGCAGAAAAATGCTCCATGGCTGCAGAGATTCTGCTGGATCGCCTCCTGGCCCGTACGCCTCCCGGGGCCATGGGCCTCATACTGCAACCGTTCTGGAGCCCCGGCCTGCATCACCCAGATGCCAAAGGCAGCCTCATCGGGTTTGGCGATGTGCACACCCGTGCCCATGTGTACAGATCTGTCATTGAAGGGCTGGCTTACGGGCTTCTGGATGGTCTTCATCGCATAGAAAAAAAAGGAGGGTCTGGCATTCAGACCCTTGCCGTATCCGGAGGCGCATCCCAGAGTGATGCCATCTGCCAGATTTCTGCCGACATTTTCAACCGGCCCCTGATCCGTGGGGAAACCAGTGAAACCTCAGGCCTGGGAGCCGCCCTGGTAACAGCTGTTGGGCTGGGTATCCATCCGGACTTTTCTACCGCCCTTTCCCGCATGGTCAGAGTTCAGGGCCATTTTCTTCCGGACCCTGACAATGTAAAACTCTACCACAGGCTGTATACGGAAGTGTATCAGCGCATGTACACGGCACTGGCACCGCTTTACCGTAAAATCAGGGATATCACAGGATATCCTGAGGACTCACATTTCCATTAA
- a CDS encoding tRNA dihydrouridine synthase gives MNHEHKRDQFIMAPMRGYTDAVFRDIWAKHFSGMDEAVAPFISLQQAKDLSSKILADVAQKGERSIPVIPQILGNSSQAFVALACRLADLGFQELNWNLGCPFPMVAKKTKGSGLLCFPERIDAFLEEACALSPLGVSVKMRLGRHDSRETTALLEVLNRYPLERIILHPRVGVQMYEGRPDLEAFRSFLRDSNHQVIYNGDIWSKDDFMALSTEFPGVKGWMLGRGLLADPFLAERLRGTFHSGDQTELIRFRSFYDDLENAYGKRLSGDSHLLSRMKGWWLCFQESFENGTSFFKSLRKLNRMEVFRREVTGFLDSKPRWRMPEAAGWVKGSSLFQGGKDDTDSH, from the coding sequence ATGAATCATGAACATAAAAGGGACCAGTTCATCATGGCTCCCATGAGGGGCTATACGGATGCTGTTTTCCGTGACATATGGGCGAAACATTTTTCAGGCATGGATGAGGCCGTTGCTCCGTTCATTTCTCTGCAACAGGCTAAAGATCTTTCATCAAAAATTCTTGCCGATGTAGCACAGAAAGGGGAGCGCTCCATTCCCGTTATACCCCAGATTCTTGGAAACAGCTCACAGGCCTTTGTGGCTCTGGCCTGCCGCCTTGCCGATCTTGGCTTTCAAGAACTTAACTGGAATCTTGGATGCCCCTTTCCCATGGTTGCCAAAAAGACAAAGGGATCAGGTCTTCTCTGTTTTCCCGAAAGGATTGATGCGTTTCTGGAGGAGGCCTGTGCCTTGTCTCCCCTTGGTGTTTCCGTAAAAATGCGTCTCGGCCGTCATGACAGCCGGGAAACGACGGCCTTACTCGAAGTTTTGAACCGCTATCCCCTTGAACGGATTATTCTTCATCCACGGGTTGGTGTTCAGATGTATGAAGGCAGGCCGGATCTTGAAGCTTTCCGGTCTTTTCTTCGTGATTCCAATCATCAGGTGATCTATAATGGAGACATATGGTCAAAGGATGACTTCATGGCTCTTTCCACAGAATTTCCCGGTGTGAAGGGGTGGATGCTTGGCAGAGGCCTGCTGGCTGATCCCTTTTTAGCAGAACGCCTGCGGGGAACTTTTCATTCGGGAGATCAGACGGAACTCATCCGGTTCAGATCTTTTTATGATGATCTTGAAAATGCCTATGGAAAACGTCTTTCAGGAGATTCCCATCTCCTTTCCAGAATGAAAGGTTGGTGGCTTTGCTTTCAGGAAAGCTTTGAAAATGGAACAAGCTTTTTTAAAAGCCTCAGGAAACTGAATCGAATGGAAGTCTTCCGCAGGGAGGTAACAGGTTTTCTGGACAGTAAACCACGCTGGCGTATGCCGGAAGCCGCTGGCTGGGTGAAGGGTTCTTCACTATTTCAGGGAGGAAAAGATGACACAGACAGCCATTGA